The Solea senegalensis isolate Sse05_10M linkage group LG12, IFAPA_SoseM_1, whole genome shotgun sequence DNA segment GCTGCTCCTCTACAGTCCACCAGGTGTCAGTAATGCAAAGGACTAGAATGAATCTACTCATTaatcaatgacatttttattaaatgtattcacaGTAAAATGGAAGTTGCATGCTGAGATGTCACAGCTTTATACAAAGCTCAGTCTGTCTGCAGAGGATggtaaaaacattttgaatattttgggAGAGTTAGTGaggtgaaagtaaaaaaaacagaagaagaaaaatagtGAGCACAACAGTGATGCACTGGGCTTTTCAATGAAGTGCTAGAGCAAAAGGGGGAAGGGTCTTGCAGGTTAAACATAGCTTGAGTCAGCTAGATTCCACATATTCTatgttgatatttattcagaGCTGGACCTAGATTCACCATTTCACCTTCCTTGGTTTTCCTTTAAGGTGGACTGTGTTGCATCGGGCCTCCCTGACCCAGAAGTGTCTTGGGGTCTTCCAGATGGAACTTTAATCAACAATGCACTTCAGTCAGATGACAGTGGTCTTCGTAACCGCCGCTATGTTATCTTTGGCAATGGAACTTTACTTCTCCAGCACATGGGGAAAAAAGACGAGGGTGACTATACTTGCTATGCCAAAAACAAACTTGGCAAAGATGAACGAAAGGTCAGCGTCAAAGTGGGACCAAACGCTCCACAGATTAAACTAAAATCACAATCTTTGGTGATAGTGAAGCTGGGGAAATCTGCTAAATTCAGTTGTCAGGCAACAGGTGAACCTACACCAAGAATCATTTGGATCTCACCACAAAATAAGGTGATATCTGCCTCATCAGACCAATTTTACATAATGGACAACGGGACTTTGGTGCTGAAAAGGGTAAGACTTGCTAATGAAGGTAAATATGCATGTATAGCACGGAATTCTGCTGGTGATGACgttaaaaacatcaaacttgAAATTGAGCCACAGGAACCTTTTATCAATGGAATGGAAGGAAAGAGAACAACAGCGGTTTTGGGTGTTTCCTATCAAACGATGCTTCTGGATTGCAGAGTGGAGGGAAAACCTGAACCAAGAGTATGGTGGGTTACTCCCTATGGCCACTCACTCACAGCACCCTACCTTGGTGGTCGCTTCCAAGTACACCAGAATGGTAGCTTGGAGCTGAGAGGAGTGAGGAAATCAGATGGAGGGAGATACATGTGTGTAGCTAAGAACCATCTAGGTGAAGCTTCACTTTTGGTGGAATTAGAAGTGGCATCACTAGCAGAGAAACCCAGCTTTGCTGTTCCCAATATTGAAATCTTACCAATAAAGCAAGATGGTGGGGAACTGATCCTGGACTGTTCTGCTCGTGGAAAGCCAAACCCAGAATTTACATGGATACTACCAAATGGGACGTTGTTATCCCCCGGTGATAGACTCCAACGCTTCACACACCATTTGGGTAATGGAACTCTACGGATCTCTCAACCTGTTGCAACTGATAAGGGAGTGTACCGGTGCCTGGCAAAAAATGTGGCAGGACACGCAGAAAAACGCTATGCACTCGAAGCAGGCAGAAAACCAATGATCAGAGGATCTACAGGTATGAAATTACATGGCAAATTATTTAAGAAGCTATATACTtggtatatttatatattgtactaTTTGGTAAATGTCTTAAGATatttagaagaaaaagaaagaaaaatttGCTTTGTGTCCATAAACCTTTTCCCATACTTGGTTTCTTTTCAATGAAGTGTGTTAGACGTGTATTTAATGTTATTAACTGTTAACTTTGCAGTTTAGTTCAAACTTGCAAAATGTTGATTTGGTCAGGTAGGGAACAAATCAATCCAGAATTCTTTTGAGAGACAAATCATGGTGTGGTGTGGTTTTGTTTGCAATCACTAAAAAATTAAAGTACAAAAGACACAATTTAGGAGAATTTCCACTCATCGTTCATGGAGCTATATGCTCCCCGCACTCCTCACACCCGCATCAGACCaatcaagttttattttaatcccACTCCAATTAAATCACACTGCTTGCtccaaaacataaaataaatgagcaatctgcactgttgattaatttgaAAAACTGTAGCCTACCATGCAATGTGGAcccagacacagtgagacattgcttctgggttttttttaatgtcactcCCCTCTCCGGTCAAAATTTGTCGGCTTCCACTCAGCACTTATTCTCCCTTGGCTCACTTGCCCTTACATGTATGTAGCTGCATCTGTCTTAGTATCTGTCATTTCCATGAAATAATTTACTTTGTCTTAAAATTTCACTTTTCTAGGTGGGATGAAGATAACCTATGGCCTTCACCTTAACTTGCCTTGTACCGTTGATGGCTGGCCACAGGCATCAATCACTTGGACCCTGCCCAATGGCCTTGTTTTGGACAAACCTCAAACCATAGGTCGGGTATCTTTTCTGGCCAATGGGACCCTCCAGCTCAGGCAGGTGGCAACCTTTGACAAAGGAACTTACATCTGTAAAGCCTTTAACTCGTTTGGCTCATCAACACTATCGTATCCAGTTGAGGTGATGGTGTTTCGACCACGCATCATCAGTTCGATGACCTCAATAACAAGCGTAACCCGGGGATCACCAGTGACATTGAACTGCATTGCCACTGGTATTCCTAAACCCGAAATTTCATGGACGTTGCCTGGACGCACAACACTGGTTCCACATAACCGGTACACAGTACAAGGAGGGATCCACATGACAGAAGAGGGCAGTCTGGTTATACAGAACCCCGTGCTCACAAACTCTGGTATTTACAAATGCAACGTTAAAAATGCACTTGGAACAGACTTCAAATCTACATACCTACAAGTCGTCTGAGTGACGACTGCAGCTGTTCTCTGTTGGTAAAATGAAAGCAGTATAAATCTGGATGAGGGATTTTCCTCAAGGATTGTAATGTTATACTGtagataaaagacattttggaGACAGAGTCACAGCTGCCTACTAAAGGTGGATTGAGATTCCTCAAAAAGCACTTTCCACTGAACAATGACATTGACTTAACATGGATATTTACCTTTTAAAACTGTCttaatttttgttttaaggTATACTGTATGTCTTGACAACTGAACAATTTTGCTTTTACGTAACATACAATCATTGTTCTTCATTTAAAGCAAATTAAGAACATTTGTGTTGAGGTATCTAAATGTAATTTTTACCTTTTGTATACATATTGTTGTTGACGTTCTGTTATGTTACAgatcagtggctcttatttgaTGATACAAATGACCCCTGTTGCTGCTCTACAGGGGATATTAGCAAATGCATCAATATCACGTATTCCTCTTCATAACGGTGGAAAGGAATTTAGCTTAAAATACTTACTAGCATGTTGTAAACCAACAGTTTTAAGCAGGTGAATGACattaatacaaaacaaacatgcccagaaaaaaatgtatgtattacaTTGTGTCTTAAAGACACAATGTAATACGCTGACACATACGCTGACACATCAAGTGTCAAAAGACTTGCTGTGATCTTCACCAACtcaaatttgttttaatgttcatCAAATTGATAAACTTTGGTTGATAAAATCACGTTTTTGACAACAGCAAGCTGCTTTGACAGTGGTGACCTTTCAGGTACTGGAGAGTTACAGAGGCCAAAAGGAGCTATCATAACATATTAGCTacactatttttgtttttatttaactgccTCTCTATATGACCTATGGCTTACAGAACATGCATAAGATGAGAGTCAGGggtacaaataaaatgttttaataaactaTAAACTTGTGACTGAGATGATCAGAGAGTGTATAATCTGAATGTCACCAAGTTGTAAAACCAAATATTTTGTGAAGGTATATGGATCAATCTTGGACATAGCCTTGTGTGTAATAAATTAGAATTTGTGTGAGGTTTTACGAGTAAACTGATCCttacatttttcattaaatCTGCTTCTAGTCTTCACTTAATGTCAATGACATAAAGAAGCAAACGTGCATTCAAGTTGCATATGAACTTCCTGTGGTGTGACAATGTGCCACATGCTCTGTGTATCGGAGTTGTTTGGTGTTATGCATGTGAGATTTTGGATTGAGATTCAACTAGATTCATGGATTGTACATGCATCTGTTCTTATCTTAAACTTAGTAAAGCATGACACAGACTGACTGGATGATAGATAAACAACCACTACATTAGAACaggattgttgttttaatgtgccAGATGGTGATTTTTCATTCTACTAGTCAAAGCAATTGCCCATGGAAGAAATTAAACTACAAAAtgctttaattcattatttcagATGCTGCTATCCTCACAACAGCAACCCCATATTTGACATGtgcaaatatataaatgtaaaaccaGGTTGGTTGGTCTCCATACaactaaaaatgtgtaaatatgtaaatgcatGCTATATTTCACTGTTGGTTTGTGTTCACCAGAATGTGAATGTCCCACTGAGATTCATCTCTAGACAAACAGGCCTTTAACTGGGGAAGAAGGAAGCTTTGTCAGACACAAGCAGTGGGATTGTTCGACGCAgcgtgtttgttgtgtgtgtgtgtgtgtgtgtgtgtgaaagagagagattaTGTGTGCCTATTTGAGAAAGAGTGTGTATGTCTGTGAGGAAGagattgtgtctgtgtatgagGGACTGTTCTACACAATGAGTGTTGCacctgtgtgtgcgtatgtgcacgcacaagagagagagagagactgactgaGAGAAATCGGGACAAGTCTTGGTTCATCTGTCTGCATTTTAGTCTGATGCCAACAGACAGGGACCGTGCGTACATGTCTGTTCTGGACATGTGCACAAgcgtatgtgtgtctgtgtttttcctgctgctgtaaGCCAAAATGGCAGcacagcagctgaaacactCTGCAGCCTCTTGCACATCTACATTTGGAACAGTAAGTAAAACTGGTTTTGTTTCAATTCTTTTTCCAGTGAAATGTTAGTTTCACTTGGTTGGTCAGCAAATTTGGTGCCAGTTAAAACTAATTGGGTGGATTTCCACAAAACTGTATACACATACGAATAGTCCTTGTCCCATGTTTATCGTGATGCTCAGTGggttgacatgtttttcttttttattcaactGTCGCAGTATCTACTGCATGGATCGTACCGCCATCTGTCACAATCGTGAGCTCAAACAAACCAATGTAAGATGTTTTAAAGCCCCTGTGTGAGTTCTATGCTCTTATTATTCGCTAAACCCTAACACAACAGACTTGTCTGCCAGCCAGGCCAAGTGGTATtgatttcacataaaaaaatcatcttgaaagaagagggaaaaacattaAGGAAGTgcaataatccaaaaaaaataacagtataAACTCTAAAGAGAATAAGAATGAAATATATATTCCCCTTTCTAAACCTTGACATATACCGTTGTCTCTAAGGTATGTTATTTTACAGGTAATTAATTGCATTAAGGTTAACTTCAATGTGAATTCCTGTTACTCTTGTTATTTATTGTATAAAGTATTTGTATCAATTTGCTTTGGTGGAGAGAATCTGGGCACAGCAAACCTTTGCATTACTGACATGTTGGTTTAtggaatgtgaacatttgtccAGTTGATCAGATCAAGTGACTTAGCAGTGTGAGAAAATCTGTTTCACTTGAACTCTCTGTTACAACCCACAGCTACACTCGTGGTGCATTTATCTTCAAATATTCAATGGTAGTACATTTTTACACTGcaattttaatgtttgtttgttgtaaatgttatttgtattaCGATAAAGGTATAATTGGTGAGAAAGGGGACTGTAACAAATAGAGGACTCCCATTGCCAAGCGTGTCACAAAACTACAGTAGCCTTCTCGTAACAAAAAGAGCTTTGagcttttttttgcaaacacaaaacacactctcAGACTGGTTTCTGTGTTCAGGTTCATGTAGAAACTTTtcggcacaagatggcagcctctgcaaagcaaggcccttacctTAGTTATATAGAAAAGGCTTATCTAAGGCTATGAAGACAACTTAGTCCATGTAtgccaataaacccttctaaacattacacactggacctttaatgaaattaaagtaTATTCACTTTTGACCTTTtggtcacaaaacaaaatggttaGGGCTAAATATAATGCATTTTATGGTGTATGTTATTATTTCAAACCCTTAACCCGTAAAATATTGAATATAGGGAGTAAGTTTGGAACACGTGTGCTGATGAAGGGAGTGTATTACGATTTGATATAATGTTTATGTTGGTACTTAAATACACgtttgtgtattttgtaatGCTTCTCCCTTTAAGGCCACAGTCAGCTGTTGGTAGAGAGCATCGTTGGTGGAGTTGCATCCCTggtctcctccttcctctcccctcccttcaCTCATCCGTCCATCCGTCTACTCCTTCTactctcctcttcacacacgcACCGCGATTTGCGCATCGCCTCCTCCGGCATAATGACCAACGATTCTCCGGAGGGGGAGATCCGGGCTCCAGGCAGCggcagcggaggaggaggacacgcACAAAGAAACCGCGCGGACGACAATGTCACCATCCTGACATCCTCCATGGATTACCACAGAGCTAGCCGGAGCCGAGCCAGCAGCAGCGGCTACGATGCCGCCGCGAGCCTGACCTCCTCAATGGAGCTGAGCATCCAGACGCGGATCTTTAAGATCATCGTCATCGGGGACTCCAACGTGGGCAAGACGTGCCTCACCTTCCGTTTCACTGGGGGGAGCTTCCCCGATAAGACCGAGGCCACCATCGGCGTGGATTTCAGGGAGAAGGCAGTGGAGATTGAAGGGGAGACCATCAAGGTAAAAGCAACAGCGACAGAGCAGCTGGATGTTGATGAGCGGTGTTTCCTCACCTCccatcctccccctcctcctcccactcttttctttttgttgatcAGCTGCAGCTCCCAGTCTACCAGGC contains these protein-coding regions:
- the rab33a gene encoding ras-related protein Rab-33A, producing MCVCVFPAAVSQNGSTAAETLCSLLHIYIWNSHSQLLVESIVGGVASLVSSFLSPPFTHPSIRLLLLLSSSHTHRDLRIASSGIMTNDSPEGEIRAPGSGSGGGGHAQRNRADDNVTILTSSMDYHRASRSRASSSGYDAAASLTSSMELSIQTRIFKIIVIGDSNVGKTCLTFRFTGGSFPDKTEATIGVDFREKAVEIEGETIKVQVWDTAGQERFRKSMVEHYYRNVHAVVFVYDVTKMDSFRNLQTWIEECNGHRVSKSVPRVLVGNKCDLVDQIQVPSNTALKFADSHNMLLFETSAKDPRESQNVDSIFMSLACRLKAQKSLLYRDVEREDGKVRLTQETETKSSCPC